DNA sequence from the Chitinophaga flava genome:
GTAGTAGGTGTGTAGGTAAACCCTTTCAGCGTCAGGGTTTCACCGAGGTCTACTTCCAGCTGATGCGGATATTGGGCAATCTTCTCAGACACCCATACAGTAGTTGTATTGCCGTCTATAGCTTTGGCTGCGTCTGCATTGCCAGCCGGAGCCGTCACCTGCCATTTGGCCGGCGCCACGTCAAAGTCAGCTGTCACTTCCGGACTGGCTGCGTTCGTTTTTCTCAGGAATGCTCTGGCTTTCACCACGCCGCCACCGGGCAGGCTGATCTGTGTTTTCGGAACATACAGCGGAGCATTCAGTGCTGGTGTGGTGCCATCTGTAGTATAATGTATTTCCGGATCAGCAGAGGCCGCGGTGATGGTCACCTGTCCGTCCTTACTGCGGTGGATCTCGGGTGTGGCCAGCATACCGGGCGCTTCGTACAACTGCACTTCACTGATCACCGGACAAGCTTTGGCATCTGTTATATTAATATATACCTCAGTAGTGGTATAGTCCGGCAGGCGCAGGATACGTTTGTGTCCTATAGTGGTTTCACGCGCGATCTCTTTTCGCTTACCGTTCTCGAGGATGTCTACGCTGAAAGCTTCGACACGCTGACCGAGAGCGATGTATTCCTGCAGCACCAAACGGTTAAAGGTAACTGGTTTCGGGAAAGACAGTTTGATGGTGGTTTTGGTGACGTTATTGGCGGTAGCCCAGTAAGTACTGTTGTTGCCATCTGTCAGATGAGCCACTTTAACCTCTGCGGTATTTTTACGTGTATCCGTTGCCGTTACTACCGCTTTTTTAGCCAGGTTATTTTTAAAGGAAGCGTCCAGCACTTTGCGGAGTTCCATCAGACGGGTGGAGTCGTTGGGATGGATTAATCCTTCACGGTCGATGGGCACGTTGAGGATCAGGTTGCCGTTGCGGCCTACGGAACCGTAGTAAATATCCAGCAGTGTGTTAACGGATTTCACTTTGTCATCTGTTTCAGGGCTGTAGAACCATCCCGGGCGGATAGATACGTCGCATTCTGCGGGCACCCATTTTTCGCCTTCTTCATTGCCTTCGTTGAGGGATTTGGTGGGAGGGCCACCAAGGCCTGGTGAGAAACCTTTTACGTTGAGCGTGCTCCAGTTGGTAGTGCCGGCGATGCCGTTTTCATTGCCTACCCAGCGGCAGCCAGGGCCCACGTCGCTGAAGATCACGGCGTTGGGCTGGTTTTTATATACCACTTTGTGGAACAGGTCCCAGTCATAAGGTTGTTTGACATTACCGCCATTGGCGCCGTCGAACCACTGTTCGAAAACGGGGCCGTAGCTGGAGAGCACCTCATTTAAGGTGTTGGCAAATACCTGGTTGTAATTGGCGGTGCCATACTCCGGATGGTTACGATCCCACGGAGAGAGATATACGCCAAACTTCAGCCCGTATTCCTTACAGGCAGCAGACAATTCTGCGAGCACATCACCCTTACCATTTTTCCAGGCACTTTCCCTAACGGTGTGGGTGCTGTATTTGCTGGGCCACAAACAAAAACCGTCGTGGTGTTTGGCTGTGATCACAATTCCTTTCATACCGGCCAATTTGGCGGTACGGGCCCATTGACGGGCATCGAGGCGGGTAGGATTAAATACTTTCGGATCTTCATCCCCATGTCCCCATTCCTTGTTGGTAAAGGTGTTGGGGCCAAAGTGGATGAACATGTAATATTCCATGTCATTCCAGGCTACCTGCGCTTTGGACGGCAACGCGCCATAGGGCTGTATTTTCTGTGCCATGGCCATACTGCAGGTCAGCAAACCGGCTAATACTAAATTGGTCTTTTTCATTTCACTGGATAAATTACGGATAACTGATCTTCTCAATGCCTTCACGCGATTTAATGTCAGCGAAGATAATCATCCTTCTCACCCGGAGCTGATCCGCTATTCTCCTTTCTTAATTGAATATTAACCTGCAACTGCTTGCACTTTCTGCCGTTTATCACAAAAATGTAAGAAAATGGGACAGGCTGTTGGTTTACACGACACAAAATTTATAAATTTAGTCCCTCCAACGTATTCTTTTATACGCTATTAAAAACTGAACAATGAATAAACAACCACTGCATCGCAGAAGTTTTCTCAAAAACACGGCGGCCGCAGGTATAGGACTCTCTATGCTCGGCTCCTCTGCAAAACTATTTGCCAACGAAAAGAAACCCAAAGTAAGAATTGGCCTTATCGGCGTAGGCGCCCGCGGTCTGGGTCACCTCAGCCTCTGCCTCCACAGGGAAGACGTAGAGGTGGTAGCTTTCGCTGATCCTGATACTGCGTTTACCGTGCCTAAGGCAAGAGATATGATCACCAAAGTATATGGCGGCAAAAAGAAAGTGGCTGAATACACCAATGGTCCGGATGATTTCCGTAACATGCTGAAAAGAGATGACATCGATGCGGTGATCATCGCTACTCCCTGGGAATGGCATACCATCATGGCCGTTGCTGCCATGAAAGCCGGCAAAACCCCTGCAGTAGAAGTATGCGGTGCCTCTGATATCCAGGAATGCTGGGAACTGGTTAACACCAGCGAAGCTACCGGCATACCTGTATTTGGTATGGAAAACGTATGTTACCGCAGAGATGTGATGGCAGTACTCAACATGGTACGCCAGGGCCTCTTCGGTGAAATCACCCACCTGCAGGGCGGATACCAGCACGATCTGCGTCCGGTTAAATTCAACGACGGCAAACAATATTACGGCGGTGGCGTGGAGTTCGGCGATAACGCACTCTCTGAAGCTAAATGGAGAACCAACCACTCCGTTTACCGCAATGCTGACCTCTACCCTTCCCATGGCCTCGGCCCTATCGGCAACGTGATCAACATGAACCGCGGCAACCGCCTCCTGACCATCTCTTCTGTGGCCACCAAAGCACGCGGTCTGCATAAATATATCGTTGACAACAGCAACGAAAATCATCCAAACGCCAAAGTAAAATTCAAACTGGGTGATATCGTTTCTTCCCTGATCACCACCAACAACGGCGAAACCATCATGCTGTCCCACGACACCAACTCACCACGCCCCTACTCCCTGAACTTCCGCGTTCAAGGTACCAACGGCCTGTGGATGGATGATCAGGACTCCGTATATATTGAAAAGAAAAGCCCGCATGATCAGTGGGAAAATACTGGCAAACCAGAAGATGCCAACAGCTACTTCGGTAAATACGACCACCCGCTGTGGAAACGTTATGCCAACGACGCCAAAGGCGCAGGCCACGGCGGTATGGACTGGTACGTACTCAACTCCTTCGTGGAAAGTATCAAACGTGGCGCTCCTTATCAGCTCGACGTTTACGATATGGCCACCTGGTATGCTATCACTCCGCTGAGTGAACAGTCTATCCTCGAAGGCGGCGGCGTTCAGTACATCCCCGACTTCACCCGCGGTCGCTGGATGAACAGAAAACCAATCTTCGGCCTGGACGACCAATACTAACGGTGATAAATACTGATACCGCTGATGCTCCTGATAAACGGAGATCATAGCGAAGATAAAAGAGAAGCCCGCATTGATATAAAATCAATGCGGGCTTCTCTTTTATCTCTTATAAATATTGATTAGCAAAAAATCAATCCACACTTATCTCCACTTTTATCTTCGCTCATCAGGAAAATCAGCGGTATCAGTATTTATCACAGTCCCGTTTTGAATGGTCGTCACATATATTTCCGGTGCTTTACCATACTGCTGCTGATAACGGTCTGTCACAAAAGAGCGGAACTCTTCCACTTTATCTTGCCTTACCAGGTTGATGGTACAGCCGCCGAAGCCACCTCCCATTACGCGGGCACCAGTCACTTCTTCCCGCTCTTTGGCCAGTGATACGAGGAAGTCCAGTTCAGGGCAGCTCACTTCATAGAGGCTGCTAAGTCCTTCATGGGTGGCGTACATCAGTTGACCGAAGGTTTTCAGATCTCCTGCTTTCAACAGTGTGGTTGCATCCTGTACGCGTTGGATCTCTTCTATCACATATTTACAGCGATCATATACTTTGGCAGGCAACTGCGTACGTACCGCTTCCAGCATGGGAAGGGTAGCATCACGTAAGGATTTCACCTCCGGATGCAGTACCTGTATGGCTTTCACACCTTCTTCACATTGATGGCGGCGCACATTATATTCTGAGCTGGCCAGAGAATGGTGCACCATAGAGTTACACAGCACAATACGATAATCAGGAAAATCGAATGGGAAATACTCATACTCCAGACTGCGGCAGTCCAGGCGTACCACCTGATCTTTTTTGCCATGCAGGTTGGCAAACTGATCCATGATACCACATTTCACGCCGGGAAAAGAATGTTCAGCACGCTGGCCCAACAGCGCCATTTCCATGCGGCTCATGCCGTACCGGAAGATATGGTCCAGTGCTGCTACCAGCCCACCTTCTACCGCTGCGGAAGAAGACAAGCCTGCACCTACCGGGATATCACCAGCGATCACACAGTCGAAGCCTTCAACGGGGTAATTGCCCTGCTGCAGCTGATATACCACACCCATCAGGTAGTTGATCCATCCGGGAGTAGGTACTACATGCTCCAGATCAAAGGAAACGGTTTCATTGGTGAAAACCGCATGTACATTACATTTCCTGGTATTGTTTAACGCTACGGCATAAACGATTTTTTTATCGATAGCGGCGGGCAGTACAAAACCGTCGTTGTAGTCAGTATGTTCACCAATGAGGTTAATTCTTCCGGGGGATACTACTATCAGTGGCTCTTTTCCAAATAACGTGATGAATTTCTCCCTTGTTTGCTGTATCATTCAAAAGATATTAAACGTAAATTTTACGCCTAAAATAATATAAAAACATTTACGATTCAGGGATTTTTGATACTGATATTTAAAAAAAAATGCAGCGAAGACCTTAACGGTCATCATCGCTGCATTTTTAAATATCTAAACTGTAAATCCTTATATCAAAAAATCCTTATGCTTTTTTGCCGATCTTATCTCCTGCCAGTGAATAAAACAGGATGTAGAGATAACAAGGCACCATGCAATACAGGAAAGCATGTTTGAAGTCGATGCTGCTGCTGTATAGGAAATTGAATATGCTGTGCTGGTCGAACATACCACTATATATCTGTGGAATAACGCCACCACCGGCGATTCCCATTACGAGCAGGGCGGAACCGATTTTGGTGAAACGGCCCAGGCCATCGATAGCCATCGGGAAGATGGCAGGCCACATCAGCGCGTTAGCCAATCCGAGCAGGGCGATGAAAGTCACTGCAGAATAACCGGTATTGAAGTAGGCAGCGATGGTAAACAGCACGCCCAGTACAGCAGAGATCTGCAAACCTTTTTTACCGGTGATATATTTAGGAATGGTAGCGATACCGATCACATAACCTGCCAGCATGGCCATCAGGGTGAAGGTGGTGAAATATCTGGTATCCTTTAAACTCATACCCAGTGCTTTACCATACTGACCGATCACGTCACCGGCCATTACCTCTACTCCTACATATACGAAGATGCAGATTACACCCAGCACCAGTTGCGGGAACTGGAATACGTTGGTTTTTCCGTTGGTAGCAGCTGCAGTTGTTTCATCTTCTGTGTTAGTATCTATTTCCGGCAGGGCAGAGCGTTTCAGCAGGAATGCCAGAATAACGAGCACGATAGCCATCGCTACATAAGGCCCGATTACGCGGGAAGCCAGACTGTCGAGCAGTGCATTTTTCTGTGCTGTATCTACGGTGGCAGCTATGTCAGCTTCCAGTTTTTCTGCACCTTTCAGTACAATAGAACCGAGAACCAGCGGTGCCAGAGCACCGGCTGTTTTGTTACAGATACCCAGAATACTGATACGTTTGGCAGCGCTTTCCTTAGGTCCGATGATGCTGGCATACGGGTTGGAAGCCGTTTGCAGCAAGGCTAATCCGGCACCCTGAATAAACAGGCCTGTCAGGAACATACCAAAACTGCGTGCATTAGCAGCGGGAATAAATACCAGGGAACCCACTGCGATAATCACAAGCCCCAGGACCATCCCATTTTTGAACCCCGTTTTATTGAGGATCATAGAAGATGGAATCGATAAAAAGAAGTAAGCCATAAAAAAGGCCATGGTTACCAGCAGCGCCTGCGACACGTTCAACTCACACACTATCTGGAAAAACTGGATCAACGTTCCATTGAGCCAGGTAACAAACCCGAACACGAAAAACAAAATGCCAATAATGGCCATTGCCTGGGCGTAACCTGCCTTTTTGGAAGGTATATTCATTGTTGCTGTTTGGTTGGACATAGCTGTCAGTTGATTTTAGATAAACGCGAACATAATGAACTTCGGTTATATTTTATGCTACAATTCATAAATATATTAGCTAAAACGTTTTATCATCGAAAAAAAATGCAACGGTTTATTTGGTTTTTTAGAAATTCCTTAAAAAAATATTATACATTTATCCGGCAAAATTTCACTGTAACTTAACGCGTTTATGGCTCAGCAAACAAAGCAAGGCGCACAAAGTACACATCCGTCGTTCTTTGTGCTTATACTGGTGTTCTTTTTCTGGGGTTTCCTGGCTGCATCCAACAGTATATTTATCCCTTTCTGTAAATCTCACTTTAACCTTACCCAACTTGAGTCTCAACTGGTTGACTTCTCCTTTTACAGCGCCTATTTCATCGGCTCCCTCATCCTGTATCTGGCATCTGCGGCAAGAAAAGTAGATATCCTTAATAAAATAGGATATAAGAAGGGTATTATTTACGGTTTATTAATTTCCGTACTTGGATCTGCTATCATGATCCCCTGTGTCAACAAAGAAAAAATTGTTCCCATCAAGGAAACCATCAGCGACATCAGCAGTTTCCAGGTAGAACAACAATTACAGACTTCTGATCGGCAGGTGAAAATCCGTCGTGAAAAAGAAAAAGACACTTACTCCCTCCTGATCTCCGGCAATGAAGCCGCAGACAAGTACATCAACAACCCGCACCTGCTGGCAGAGATTCCACAGGGCTTCACCAAAGATGAAGAACATCATCAGTATGCGGGTACCTTCAACAAATCCAGTATCGAAAAAATCGTTACCGCGCTGCAAACAGACCATCAGCAAACCGTTACCTTCGGTTACTTCGCACTTATCCTGATGGCGCTTTTCATCGTGGCACTCGGTTTCTCCCTTCAACAAACAGCGGCCAATCCGTTTGCCATCCTGCTGGGTGATCCTGCCAAAGGTTCACACCGTCTCAACCTCGCCGGCGGTATCAACTCCTTCGGTACTACCATCGGCCCTGTTATCGTGAGCATGCTGCTCTTCGGTAATAGCAAGGGCGGTGATGTCAGCTCCGATATCAGCAAAATCAATACCTTATATATAATGCTGATCGTATTGTTCCTCGTCGCTGCTGCCATCTTCGCGTTTGTGAAAATGCCGGAAAGCCAGGACAACGAAGTATTTGAAACATCCCCAAAAGCTACCCAATCCATCATAGGCATCACCGTCATGTTTATCATGATCCTGCTCGGACTGGTGCTGAAATATGAACTGCCTTTCTTCATTGCAGGTATCATAGGAATCATCGGTATACTCCTCTATGCTAAAAGTGCTTCTGCCGCCAACAGCGAAGGATGGGGCGCCATGAAATATCCCCAGCTGATACTGGGCATGCTCGCCATCTTTATTTATGTAGGCGGGGAAGTGACCATCGCCAGCAATCTCGGTGCATTACTGAAACATCCTGGTTTCCTCACCCCCAAAGGGCTGGCGGAATCAGAGCTGGACCCTTATGTATCGCTGTTCTGGGGTAGTATGATGATCGGCCGCTGGACTGGCGCCATCAGCGTATTCAACGTCTCCAAAACCACCCGTAAGATTCTGAGCGTAATCGTTCCTTTCATCGCTTACGGCGTTATTCTTGGCGCCAACATTGCCAAAGGCAACGATGTAACTGTCTTATATCCATACACTATCTGCATCGCGATTCAAATCATCGGCTTCTTCGCCGGCCAGGACAAACCTGCCAAAACCCTCATGGTATTTGGTCTGCTGGGCGTAGGCATGGTGCTGGTTGGCCTCTTCACCAGCGGCGCACTCGCCACATTCGCCTTCATCAGCGGTGGTCTGTTCTGCTCTGTAATGTGGCCCAGCATCTTCGCATTATCCATCGGTGGCCTGGGTAAATATACCGGCCAGGGTTCTGCATTCCTGATCATGATGATCCTCGGCGGTTCCCTCGTTCCTCCTGTACAGGGCGGCCTCGCCGACATTCCGAGCATAGGTATCCACGCCTCCTATATCATTCCGGGGCTGTGCTTTGCTTATCTCGCATTTTTTGCATTTAGAGTTAAAAACATATTAAAATCTCAAGGAATCGATTATGAGTCAGCAACTAGTGGTGGGCATTGATATCGGAGGGACTAATACCAAATTCGGCATTGTAGATCGCAGAGGAAATATTTTGTGTGATGGTCGTATGTTAACGAATAAGCATGAAGATGTAAACTGTTTCCTCGAAGAACTGCACCAACAGCTGTCTATATTGATAGCAGAAGTTGGCGGCATCGAAAATATTAAAGGCATTGGCGTAGGTGCTCCCAATGGCAACTATTACAACGGTAATATCGAATATGCGCCCAATCTGCGCTGGAAAGGGGTAGTACCCTTGGCTAGCCTGCTGGAGAAAAAATTCGGACTGCCGGCAGTTCTCACCAACGACGCCAATGCGGCCGCTCTCGGAGAACTGATCTACGGCGCCGCCAGAGGTATGAAAGATTTTATTGTGATCACCCTGGGCACCGGCGTAGGCAGCGGTATCGTAGCCAACGGACAGCTGATATACGGTCATGATGGTTTTGCCGGCGAACTGGGACACATCATTGTGATCCCCGGCGGCCGTTTCCATCCCGGAACCGGCGCACATGGCTCCCTCGAAGCCTATGCTTCCGCTACCGGTGTTACCAACACCGCCCTGGAATTCCTGGCTACCCGTCCGGATATGCCCAGCATGATGCGGGAACATACCAAAGAGGAAATCAATTCCAAACTGATCTACGAAGCTGCCATGAAAGGCGATCCGCTAGCCATGGAAGTATACGAGTTCACCGGCGAAATACTGGGCGCTGCCCTGGCCAATTTCGTTATGTTCTCCAGCCCGGAAGCCATCATCCTCTTCGGTGGCCTCACCAAAGCAGGAGACCTGATCATGAAACCGGTAAGAGAGCATATGGAAAAAAATCTGCTCCCTATCTTCCAGAATAAAGTTAAATTGGTGTTCTCAGAACTTAAAGAAAGCGATGCCGCTATTCTGGGTGCCAGTGCACTGGCCTGGGAAATGAAAGACTAGCCTGCCGGCTACCTGACAGCTAATTAAAGTAATATGAAAAATAGAAGAAATTTTCTGAAAACAGCGGCCCTCAGTGCCGCTGTTTTCTCTTTAGACAGTGTAACAGCTACGGCTGCACGCTCACAAGCCAAAGGCCCCGTAAAAGGTAAGCCTATCGTACTCTCCACCTGGGACTTCGGTCGTGCCGCCAATGAAGCCGCCTGGGAGATACTGAAAAAAGGAGGCCGCGCCCTCGATGCAGTTGAAGCCGGCGTACGCGTGCCTGAAGCCGACCCCAATAACCACACCGTAGGTTATTCCGGCTATCCCGACCGCGACGGCCGTGTGACCCTCGACGCCTGTATCATGGACGAACACGGCAACTGCGGCTCCGTAGCAGCCCTCGAACATGTTACACATGCCATCTCCGTTGCCAGACTGGTAATGGAAAAAACACCACATGTCATGCTGGTAGGCGACGGTGCCCTGCAGTTCGCACTGGCCAACGGTTTCCAAAAAGAAAACCTGCTGACACCAGAAGCAGAGAAAGCCTGGAAAGAATGGCTCAAAACATCCGAATACAAACCTGTTATCAACATAGAAAACAAATCATATACACCCACCAACGGCGCTACAGCGTTTAATCCGCTCATGCTGCCGGGCAACGTATATAACCACGATACTATCGGCATGGTGGCTATGGATGCGGAAGGTAATCTCTCCGGCGCCTGCACCACCAGTGGCATGGCCTTCAAACTTCATGGCCGCGTAGGCGACTCCCCCATTATCGGCGCAGGCCTTTATGTGGACAACGAAGTAGGCGCCGCCACCAGCACCGGCGTAGGGGAAGAAGTGATCAAAATAGTAGGCAGCCATCTGGTAGTGGAACTGATGCGTCAGGGCTATCCACCGGAAAAAGCCTGCAAGGAAGCAGTAGAACGTATCGTAAAAAGAAGCCCCTCCAAAGCAAAGGAAATACAAGTAGGCTTCCTCGCCCTCAACAAAAAAGGACAATACGGCGCTTACTGCCTCCAGAAAGGATTTAGCTATGCCGTACTCAATAAAGATGTGAATAACACACTGATAGACGGTAAACATTATTTTTAATTTGCCATTGGGTTATTTGATTATTTTGATATTTGAAGAACATATGAACTCTCTTAAATAATCAAATAACCCAATAACCCAAATAACCAAATGCTTATGTCTTTTGTCCTCGAAATATGCGCCAATTCCGTAGCCTCCTGCATAGCTGCCGAAGAAGG
Encoded proteins:
- a CDS encoding sugar MFS transporter translates to MSNQTATMNIPSKKAGYAQAMAIIGILFFVFGFVTWLNGTLIQFFQIVCELNVSQALLVTMAFFMAYFFLSIPSSMILNKTGFKNGMVLGLVIIAVGSLVFIPAANARSFGMFLTGLFIQGAGLALLQTASNPYASIIGPKESAAKRISILGICNKTAGALAPLVLGSIVLKGAEKLEADIAATVDTAQKNALLDSLASRVIGPYVAMAIVLVILAFLLKRSALPEIDTNTEDETTAAATNGKTNVFQFPQLVLGVICIFVYVGVEVMAGDVIGQYGKALGMSLKDTRYFTTFTLMAMLAGYVIGIATIPKYITGKKGLQISAVLGVLFTIAAYFNTGYSAVTFIALLGLANALMWPAIFPMAIDGLGRFTKIGSALLVMGIAGGGVIPQIYSGMFDQHSIFNFLYSSSIDFKHAFLYCMVPCYLYILFYSLAGDKIGKKA
- a CDS encoding MFS transporter, whose amino-acid sequence is MAQQTKQGAQSTHPSFFVLILVFFFWGFLAASNSIFIPFCKSHFNLTQLESQLVDFSFYSAYFIGSLILYLASAARKVDILNKIGYKKGIIYGLLISVLGSAIMIPCVNKEKIVPIKETISDISSFQVEQQLQTSDRQVKIRREKEKDTYSLLISGNEAADKYINNPHLLAEIPQGFTKDEEHHQYAGTFNKSSIEKIVTALQTDHQQTVTFGYFALILMALFIVALGFSLQQTAANPFAILLGDPAKGSHRLNLAGGINSFGTTIGPVIVSMLLFGNSKGGDVSSDISKINTLYIMLIVLFLVAAAIFAFVKMPESQDNEVFETSPKATQSIIGITVMFIMILLGLVLKYELPFFIAGIIGIIGILLYAKSASAANSEGWGAMKYPQLILGMLAIFIYVGGEVTIASNLGALLKHPGFLTPKGLAESELDPYVSLFWGSMMIGRWTGAISVFNVSKTTRKILSVIVPFIAYGVILGANIAKGNDVTVLYPYTICIAIQIIGFFAGQDKPAKTLMVFGLLGVGMVLVGLFTSGALATFAFISGGLFCSVMWPSIFALSIGGLGKYTGQGSAFLIMMILGGSLVPPVQGGLADIPSIGIHASYIIPGLCFAYLAFFAFRVKNILKSQGIDYESATSGGH
- a CDS encoding alpha-L-fucosidase, which codes for MKKTNLVLAGLLTCSMAMAQKIQPYGALPSKAQVAWNDMEYYMFIHFGPNTFTNKEWGHGDEDPKVFNPTRLDARQWARTAKLAGMKGIVITAKHHDGFCLWPSKYSTHTVRESAWKNGKGDVLAELSAACKEYGLKFGVYLSPWDRNHPEYGTANYNQVFANTLNEVLSSYGPVFEQWFDGANGGNVKQPYDWDLFHKVVYKNQPNAVIFSDVGPGCRWVGNENGIAGTTNWSTLNVKGFSPGLGGPPTKSLNEGNEEGEKWVPAECDVSIRPGWFYSPETDDKVKSVNTLLDIYYGSVGRNGNLILNVPIDREGLIHPNDSTRLMELRKVLDASFKNNLAKKAVVTATDTRKNTAEVKVAHLTDGNNSTYWATANNVTKTTIKLSFPKPVTFNRLVLQEYIALGQRVEAFSVDILENGKRKEIARETTIGHKRILRLPDYTTTEVYINITDAKACPVISEVQLYEAPGMLATPEIHRSKDGQVTITAASADPEIHYTTDGTTPALNAPLYVPKTQISLPGGGVVKARAFLRKTNAASPEVTADFDVAPAKWQVTAPAGNADAAKAIDGNTTTVWVSEKIAQYPHQLEVDLGETLTLKGFTYTPTTNDHIGGVIYGYAFYTSADGKNWGQPAATGSFANIKNNPVPQKVSFAPVAARFVRLVALTPATEKESRASIAELSVITR
- a CDS encoding N(4)-(beta-N-acetylglucosaminyl)-L-asparaginase translates to MKNRRNFLKTAALSAAVFSLDSVTATAARSQAKGPVKGKPIVLSTWDFGRAANEAAWEILKKGGRALDAVEAGVRVPEADPNNHTVGYSGYPDRDGRVTLDACIMDEHGNCGSVAALEHVTHAISVARLVMEKTPHVMLVGDGALQFALANGFQKENLLTPEAEKAWKEWLKTSEYKPVINIENKSYTPTNGATAFNPLMLPGNVYNHDTIGMVAMDAEGNLSGACTTSGMAFKLHGRVGDSPIIGAGLYVDNEVGAATSTGVGEEVIKIVGSHLVVELMRQGYPPEKACKEAVERIVKRSPSKAKEIQVGFLALNKKGQYGAYCLQKGFSYAVLNKDVNNTLIDGKHYF
- a CDS encoding ROK family protein produces the protein MSQQLVVGIDIGGTNTKFGIVDRRGNILCDGRMLTNKHEDVNCFLEELHQQLSILIAEVGGIENIKGIGVGAPNGNYYNGNIEYAPNLRWKGVVPLASLLEKKFGLPAVLTNDANAAALGELIYGAARGMKDFIVITLGTGVGSGIVANGQLIYGHDGFAGELGHIIVIPGGRFHPGTGAHGSLEAYASATGVTNTALEFLATRPDMPSMMREHTKEEINSKLIYEAAMKGDPLAMEVYEFTGEILGAALANFVMFSSPEAIILFGGLTKAGDLIMKPVREHMEKNLLPIFQNKVKLVFSELKESDAAILGASALAWEMKD
- the galK gene encoding galactokinase — encoded protein: MIQQTREKFITLFGKEPLIVVSPGRINLIGEHTDYNDGFVLPAAIDKKIVYAVALNNTRKCNVHAVFTNETVSFDLEHVVPTPGWINYLMGVVYQLQQGNYPVEGFDCVIAGDIPVGAGLSSSAAVEGGLVAALDHIFRYGMSRMEMALLGQRAEHSFPGVKCGIMDQFANLHGKKDQVVRLDCRSLEYEYFPFDFPDYRIVLCNSMVHHSLASSEYNVRRHQCEEGVKAIQVLHPEVKSLRDATLPMLEAVRTQLPAKVYDRCKYVIEEIQRVQDATTLLKAGDLKTFGQLMYATHEGLSSLYEVSCPELDFLVSLAKEREEVTGARVMGGGFGGCTINLVRQDKVEEFRSFVTDRYQQQYGKAPEIYVTTIQNGTVINTDTADFPDERR
- a CDS encoding Gfo/Idh/MocA family protein, which translates into the protein MNKQPLHRRSFLKNTAAAGIGLSMLGSSAKLFANEKKPKVRIGLIGVGARGLGHLSLCLHREDVEVVAFADPDTAFTVPKARDMITKVYGGKKKVAEYTNGPDDFRNMLKRDDIDAVIIATPWEWHTIMAVAAMKAGKTPAVEVCGASDIQECWELVNTSEATGIPVFGMENVCYRRDVMAVLNMVRQGLFGEITHLQGGYQHDLRPVKFNDGKQYYGGGVEFGDNALSEAKWRTNHSVYRNADLYPSHGLGPIGNVINMNRGNRLLTISSVATKARGLHKYIVDNSNENHPNAKVKFKLGDIVSSLITTNNGETIMLSHDTNSPRPYSLNFRVQGTNGLWMDDQDSVYIEKKSPHDQWENTGKPEDANSYFGKYDHPLWKRYANDAKGAGHGGMDWYVLNSFVESIKRGAPYQLDVYDMATWYAITPLSEQSILEGGGVQYIPDFTRGRWMNRKPIFGLDDQY